Proteins from a genomic interval of Balaenoptera musculus isolate JJ_BM4_2016_0621 chromosome 16, mBalMus1.pri.v3, whole genome shotgun sequence:
- the PRLHR gene encoding prolactin-releasing peptide receptor: MASLPTQGPGAPDFFSGLLPAASTPANQSSEALVGNGSAAGPGAQAITPFQSLQLVHQLKGLIVLLYSIVVVVGLVGNCLLVLVIARVRRLHNVTNFLIGNLALSDVLMCTACVPLTLAYAFEPRGWVFGGGLCHLVFFLQPVTVYVSVFTLTTIAVDRYVVLVHPLRRRISLRLSAYAVLAIWALSAVLALPAAVHTYHVELKPHRVRLCEEFWGSQERQRQLYAWGLLLVTYLLPLLVILLSYVRVSVKLRNRVVPGCVTPSQADWDRARRRRTFCLLVVVVVVFAVCWLPLHVFNLLRDLDPRAIDPYAFGLVQLLCHWLAMSSACYNPFIYAWLHDSFREELRKLLLTWPRKIAPRGQSMTVSVVI, encoded by the coding sequence ATGGCCTCACTGCCGACTCAGGGTCCCGGGGCCCCTGACTTCTTTTCTGGGCTGCTGCCGGCGGCTTCAACGCCGGCCAACCAGAGCTCCGAAGCCTTGGTGGGCAATGGGTCGGCGGCTGGTCCGGGCGCTCAGGCCATCACGCCATTCCAGAGCCTGCAGCTGGTGCATCAGCTGAAGGGGCTGATTGTGCTGCTCTACAGCATCGTGGTGGTCGTGGGGCTGGTGGGCAACTGCCTGCTGGTGCTGGTGATCGCACGGGTGCGTCGGCTGCACAACGTGACCAACTTCCTGATCGGCAACCTGGCCTTGTCGGACGTGCTCATGTGCACCGCCTGCGTGCCGCTCACGCTGGCCTACGCTTTCGAGCCACGCGGCTGGGTGTTCGGCGGCGGCCTGTGCCACCTGGTCTTCTTCCTGCAGCCCGTCACCGTCTATGTGTCTGTGTTCACGCTCACCACCATCGCGGTGGACCGCTACGTCGTGCTGGTGCACCCTCTGCGCCGGCGCATCTCGCTGCGCCTCAGCGCCTACGCGGTGCTGGCCATCTGGGCGCTGTCCGCGGTGCTGGCGCTGCCGGCCGCCGTGCACACCTACCACGTCGAGCTCAAGCCACACCGCGTGCGCCTCTGCGAGGAGTTCTGGGGGTCCCAGGAGCGCCAACGCCAGCTCTACGCTTGGGGGCTGCTGCTCGTCACCTACCTGCTCCCCCTGCTGGTCATTCTCTTGTCTTACGTCCGGGTGTCGGTGAAGCTCCGCAACCGCGTGGTGCCGGGCTGCGTGACCCCGAGCCAAGCGGACTGGGATCGCGCGCGCCGCCGCCGCACCTTCTgcctgctggtggtggtggtggtggtgttcgCCGTCTGCTGGCTGCCCCTGCACGTCTTCAACCTGCTGCGGGATCTCGACCCGCGCGCCATAGACCCCTATGCCTTCGGGTTAGTGCAGCTGCTGTGCCACTGGCTCGCCATGAGCTCGGCCTGCTACAACCCCTTCATCTACGCCTGGCTGCACGACAGCTTCCGCGAGGAGCTACGCAAGCTGTTGCTCACCTGGCCCCGCAAGATCGCGCCGCGCGGCCAGAGCATGACAGTCAGCGTGGTCATCTGA